Part of the Lentisphaerota bacterium genome is shown below.
CTTGCCTTTTTCTGCCGCAACGTGTATATCCTTTGCTGAAAAGGGGTGCGTCATGCGCCTGACAGGAGAGTGTAGCCGTGCATATCAACCCACACGTATCCGCTTTTCTCACGAACTACCCGTATGAGGGGCTGACCTTCGACGACGTCACGCTGGTCACCCAGTATGCCGACTTCCTCCCGGACGAGGCCTCCATCGCCACCCGCCTCACCACCCGCATCGCGCTCAACATCCCCTTCGTCAGCGCCGCCATGGACACCGTCACCGAGGCCCAGATGGCGATCAGCATGGCGATGCTCGGCGGCATCGGCGTGATCCATAAGAACCTCCCGCCAAACGTGCAGGCCGAGCAGGTGCGCAAGGTTAAGCAGTATCTCAACGGTCTGATCCCCCACCCCGTCGTGTTTCATGCCGAAGACACCCTCGACCACATTCAAGAGGCACGGCGATCGAAGAACCTCAGTTTCAGCGGCTTTCCCATTACCGACAAAGAGGACCGCCTCGTCGGCATCATCACCTCCACCGATCAGCGCTTCGCCAAGGGCGGCGATGCGCGCGTGAAGGATCTCATGACCACGCAGATCGTGACCGCCCCGCCCGACACGACGCTCGAAGACGCCTATCGGATCATGATGGCCAACAAGATCGGCAAACTGCCGCTGCTTGACGCCGCCGGAAAACTCGTCGGGCTCTACAGCTTCACCGATGTGAAGGAGGTGATTGAAAACCGCCAACCGCTCTACAATCGGGACAGCCACTACCGTCTGCGCGTCGCCGCCGCAATTGGTGCGAACGACCATGTTCGCGCCGATTTGCTTGCCGAACAGCATGTCGACGTGTTCGTGGTTGACAGCGCCCACGGCCATTCCAAGGGCATCCTCGACATGATCCGCTGGCTGGTTCAGCACTACCCCGACATTGACGTGATCGGGGGCAATGTGGCGACTGCCGAGGGCGCTCTGGCGATTCGAGACGCCGGCGCGCACGCCGTCAAGATCGGCATTGGCCCCGGGTCGATCTGCACCACCCGCGTCGTCTGCGGCGTCGGCATCCCCCAGATCACGGCCGTCTACGAGTCC
Proteins encoded:
- the guaB gene encoding IMP dehydrogenase yields the protein MNPHVSAFLTNYPYEGLTFDDVTLVTQYADFLPDEASIATRLTTRIALNIPFVSAAMDTVTEAQMAISMAMLGGIGVIHKNLPPNVQAEQVRKVKQYLNGLIPHPVVFHAEDTLDHIQEARRSKNLSFSGFPITDKEDRLVGIITSTDQRFAKGGDARVKDLMTTQIVTAPPDTTLEDAYRIMMANKIGKLPLLDAAGKLVGLYSFTDVKEVIENRQPLYNRDSHYRLRVAAAIGANDHVRADLLAEQHVDVFVVDSAHGHSKGILDMIRWLVQHYPDIDVIGGNVATAEGALAIRDAGAHAVKIGIGPGSICTTRVVCGVGIPQITAVYESASALEGSIPVIADGGIRHSGDVPKALVAGADCVMLGSLLAGTDESPGEKIIHEGRQYVIYRGMGSLAAMKEGKGSRQRYGQDNIKEEELVPQGIEGIVPHLGSVKKVMTQFCGGLRSALGYCGARTLPELQRTGKMYRVSTAGVREAHPHDVKIIKEAPNYRS